Proteins encoded by one window of Actinomycetota bacterium:
- a CDS encoding CocE/NonD family hydrolase codes for MRRSAALLLLLLLPGLVAFTLPSLNEQTVERTNEWTWTEEFFPSDDGTSLHADVFLPAWAQEGDTFPVIVSVGPYFRTTIGQEGPTLRFEDMMVEGRPFERGFAYVQVDSRGYGGSAGCYDMGGRGERMDAKAAVEWAASQPWSTGKVGMWGKSYDAWTQVMALAEDPEGLAATVIQAPLIGLYEGIYRNGVGFTAGWRLINVSYLTYDAPPNDPFGSSEQELINGAYINPACFAYHAANQQVHEPDLPYWRERDLKVPAADTDVPVFWTHGFFDMQTKANNFLPVWSELESPKRAWFHQSDHARGSEHDPEDPTPRVGRDGWMDEAMAFLEEHLMDAPAADLPAVEVEDNEGKWRSEDAWPPADATLHRFPLLGGTYVDNQGNSAGNPSNGLWTFTPPAPYDLRFSGPYEVAVDVDTEYPLANMVTLLYDVGPDGVARMIQRGAQLIDGSGGVAFESLPQDWILREGHRLGLFVSASDSSFFFPVHTRGDVTVKTGTWSVPFLGYERTPDLEGGPSDPSTTTQIFRVALPSNLIEGRTVDAPFPPAPISQD; via the coding sequence GTGCGTCGCTCCGCCGCCCTGCTGCTACTGCTCCTGCTGCCCGGTCTGGTCGCGTTCACGCTGCCATCGCTGAACGAGCAGACCGTCGAGCGCACCAACGAGTGGACCTGGACCGAGGAGTTCTTCCCCTCCGACGACGGCACCTCGCTGCATGCGGACGTGTTCCTCCCCGCCTGGGCCCAAGAGGGAGACACCTTCCCCGTCATCGTCTCGGTCGGGCCCTACTTCCGCACGACCATCGGCCAAGAGGGGCCGACGCTGCGCTTCGAGGACATGATGGTGGAGGGCCGTCCGTTCGAGCGCGGCTTCGCCTACGTCCAGGTCGACTCGCGCGGCTACGGCGGCTCGGCAGGCTGCTACGACATGGGCGGCCGGGGCGAGCGCATGGACGCCAAGGCCGCGGTCGAGTGGGCTGCCAGCCAGCCCTGGTCCACCGGCAAGGTCGGGATGTGGGGCAAGAGCTACGACGCCTGGACCCAGGTCATGGCGCTCGCCGAGGACCCCGAGGGGCTCGCGGCGACGGTGATCCAGGCCCCGCTGATCGGTCTGTACGAAGGCATCTACCGCAACGGCGTCGGGTTCACGGCCGGCTGGCGCCTGATCAACGTCAGCTACCTCACCTACGACGCCCCACCGAACGACCCCTTCGGCAGCTCCGAGCAAGAGCTGATCAACGGCGCCTACATCAATCCAGCCTGCTTCGCGTACCACGCTGCGAACCAGCAGGTCCACGAGCCTGATCTGCCGTACTGGCGCGAGCGTGACCTGAAGGTCCCGGCGGCCGACACCGACGTGCCGGTGTTCTGGACCCACGGGTTCTTCGACATGCAGACCAAGGCGAACAACTTCCTGCCGGTGTGGAGCGAGCTGGAGAGCCCCAAGCGTGCCTGGTTCCACCAGTCCGATCACGCTCGCGGTTCCGAGCACGACCCCGAGGACCCGACCCCGCGTGTTGGACGGGACGGCTGGATGGACGAGGCCATGGCGTTCCTCGAGGAGCACCTCATGGACGCCCCGGCAGCCGACCTGCCGGCGGTCGAGGTGGAGGACAACGAGGGCAAGTGGCGCAGCGAGGACGCGTGGCCACCCGCCGACGCGACGCTGCACCGCTTCCCGCTGCTCGGCGGTACCTACGTGGACAACCAGGGCAACAGCGCCGGCAACCCCAGCAACGGTCTGTGGACCTTCACCCCGCCCGCCCCGTACGACCTGCGGTTCAGCGGTCCGTACGAGGTCGCGGTGGACGTGGACACCGAGTACCCGCTCGCCAACATGGTGACGTTGCTGTACGACGTCGGGCCCGACGGCGTCGCGAGGATGATCCAGCGCGGCGCGCAGCTCATCGACGGCTCCGGTGGGGTCGCTTTCGAGTCGCTGCCGCAGGACTGGATCCTGCGTGAGGGGCACCGTCTGGGGCTGTTCGTGTCGGCCTCCGACTCGTCGTTCTTCTTCCCGGTGCACACGCGCGGCGACGTCACGGTCAAGACCGGGACGTGGTCGGTGCCGTTCTTGGGCTACGAGCGCACGCCCGACCTCGAGGGTGGCCCCTCGGATCCGAGCACGACCACCCAGATCTTCCGCGTCGCGCTGCCGTCGAACCTCATCGAGGGCCGCACGGTCGACGCGCCGTTCCCGCCCGCCCCGATCTCGCAGGACTGA